A DNA window from Drosophila virilis strain 15010-1051.87 chromosome 4, Dvir_AGI_RSII-ME, whole genome shotgun sequence contains the following coding sequences:
- the Vha100-5 gene encoding V-type proton ATPase 116 kDa subunit a 1 has protein sequence MGDMFRSEKMALCQLYIQPEAAYASIAELGESGCVQFRDLNDQINSFQRKYVNEVRRCDEMERRVRYIENQLRKDEIKMPELDPDQEPSAPNPREIIDLEAQLEKTENELREMSANGASLHANFRHMQELKSVLENTEGFFSDQEVINLDSNRQTEGDDPTAVQAGAQRGQLAFVAGVIKLERFFSFERMLWRISRGNIFLRRNDISGLCEDEETGRQVLKTVFVAFFQGEQLKQRVKKVCTGYHADVYPCPSSAVERADMIRDVNTRLEDLKMVLNQSADHRNRVLSSAAKHLARWTIMVKKMKAIYHILNYFNPDVTGKCLIGEGWVPVRDLPTVQQALSRGSKLSESSIPAFMNVISTNEQPPTFTRTNKFTSGFQNLIDSYGMASYREVNPALYTCITFPFLFAVMFGDMGHALILVAFASWLIIKERQLASIKEEIFNIFFGGRYIILLMGLFSLYTGLIYNDVFSKSMNIFGSGWQNQYNTSTVTDENIEYLTMRPNISNFKTYPLGMDPVWQLADNKIIFLNTFKMKLSIVFGVLHMIFGVCMSVVNFIHYKKYASIFLEFLPQILFLLLLFGYMVFMMFYKWIVYNDSSLDQSLSPGCAPSILILFINMMLFGNQEPLEGCKEYMFEGQELLQTIFVVVAIICIPWMLLGKPLYIKAKRPKNLPAPNQTVVAPAGGHGHGGDDEPMSEIFIQQAIHTIEYVLSTISHTASYLRLWALSLAHAQLSEVLWNMIFSMGFIFDSYIGCIVIFLTFGAWSGLTVGILVLIEGLSAFLHTLRLHWVEFMSKFYEGAGYAFAPFSFKQILEDEGEG, from the exons ATGGGCGATATGTTTCGCAGCGAGAAGATGGCCCTGTGCCAGTTATATATACAGCCAGAGGCTGCCTACGCCTCCATTGCCGAGCTGGGGGAGAGTGGCTGTGTCCAGTTTCGGGATCTCAACGATCAGATCAACTCCTTCCAGCGCAAATATGTGAACGAGGTGCGACGCTGTGACGAGATGGAGCGTCGAGTGCGCTACATAGAAAACCAGTTGCGCAAAGATGAAATTAAGATGCCAGAGTTGGATCCCGACCAGGAGCCTTCTGCGCCCAATCCACGCGAAATAATCGATCTGGAAGCACAACTAGAGAAGACCGAGAACGAGCTGCGTGAAATGTCTGCGAATGGAGCCAGCCTCCACGCGAATTTTAGGCACATGCAAGAGCTAAAGAGCGTGCTGGAGAACACCGAGGGCTTCTTCTCCGATCAGGAGGTAATCAACTTGGACTCCAATCGTCAGACCGAAGGCGATGATCCCACGGCAGTTCAGGCGGGCGCTCAACGCGGACAGCTTGCCTTTGTGGCCGGTGTCATAAAGCTGGAGCGTTTCTTTAGCTTTGAGCGCATGCTGTGGCGCATCTCACGCGGCAACATATTTCTGCGGCGCAACGACATAAGCGGCCTATGTGAGGATGAAGAGACGGGTCGCCAGGTACTCAAGACTGTGTTCGTGGCCTTCTTTCAAGGCGAGCAGCTCAAGCAGCGCGTGAAGAAAGTCTGTACGGGATACCATGCCGATGTGTATCCGTGCCCCAGTTCGGCTGTCGAGCGCGCGGATATGATCAGGGATGTGAATACAAGACTAGAGGACTTGAAAATGGTGCTTAATCAGAGCGCCGATCACCGCAATCGCGTGCTGAGCTCCGCCGCAAAGCATTTGGCCCGTTGGACCATTATGGTCAAGAAAATGAAAGCCATCTATCACATACTCAACTACTTCAATCCGGATGTCACTGGCAAGTGTTTAATTGGCGAGGGCTGGGTGCCTGTACGCGACCTACCCACAGTGCAGCAGGCGCTGTCACGCGGCTCCAAGCTGTCGGAGAGCAGCATACCAGCCTTTATGAATgtcatttccaccaacgagcagccGCCCACCTTTACGCGCACCAACAAGTTCACAAGCGGCTTTCAAAACCTTATCGACTCCTATGGCATGGCCTCCTACCGGGAGGTGAATCCGGCACTGTACACATGCATCACATTTCCATTTCTGTTTGCGGTGATGTTCGGCGACATGGGTCATGCTCTTATACTGGTGGCCTTTGCCTCTTGGCTGATTATCAAGGAGCGGCAGTTGGCTTCCATTAAAGAGGAGATATTCAACATATTCTTCGGCGGtcgctatatcatattgctgatGGGCCTATTCTCCCTTTATACGGGTCTAATCTATAACGACGTGTTCTCCAAGTCTATGAACATATTTGGCTCTGGTTGGCAGAATCAGTATAACACGTCCACAGTCACCGATGAGAACATTGAGTATTTGACAATGCGACCAAACATCAGTAATTTCAAAACCTATCCGCTGGGCATGGATCCTGTTTGGCAGCTGGCGGACAACAAAATCATCTTTTTGAACACCTTTAAGATGAAGTTGTCCATTGTCTTTGGAGTTCTGCACATGATTTTCGGCGTTTGCATGTCGGTTGTGAATTTCATAcactataaaaaatatgccaGCATTTTCCTGGAGTTTCTGCCACAGATCTTGTTCCTGCTGCTCCTATTCGGTTACATGGTATTCATGATGTTCTACAAATGGATTGTTTACAATGATTCCAGCTTGGATCAATCCCTCTCGCCGGGCTGTGCACCCTCGATtcttatattgtttatcaacatGATGCTGTTTGGCAATCAGGAGCCGCTGGAAGGATGCAAGGAGTACATGTTTGAGGGTCAGGAATTACTGCAAACGATCTTCGTGGTGGTGGCCATAATTTGCATACCCTGGATGCTGCTTGGCAAGCCGTTGTATATAAAGGCCAAGCGTCCAAAGAATTTGCCAGCGCCCAATCAAACAGTAGTCGCGCCTGCCGGCGGACATGGCCATGGTGGAGATGATGAGCCCATGAGCGAGATATTTATCCAACAGGCCATACACACAATTGAGTATGTGCTGAGCACAATCTCGCATACTGCATCCTATTTGCGGCTGTGGGCTTTGTCCCTGGCCCATGCGC AACTCTCTGAGGTGCTGTGGAACATGATATTCTCTATGGGCTTCATATTTGACAGCTATATAGGCTGCATTGTCATTTTCTTGACCTTTGGCGCCTGGTCCGGGCTTACCGTGGGCATTCTTGTGCTCATTGAGGGTCTCTCGGCCTTTTTGCACACATTGCGCTTGCACTG GGTCGAGTTCATGAGCAAGTTCTATGAGGGCGCTGGTTACGCCTTCGCGCCGTTCTCCTTCAAGCAAATACTGGAAGACGAAGGTGAGGGCTAG